One Burkholderia cepacia genomic window carries:
- the shiA gene encoding shikimate transporter, with protein MTPTFDTLDAAASARVRSQARKAAIGSFVGAVVDWYDFLLYGIVAALVFNSEFFPKVSPTMGTLAAFATFGVGFLFRPLGGVVFGHYGDRLGRKRMLVLTVMLMGLSTVAIGLLPAFSTIGWWAPVLLVLMRAIQGFAVGGEWGGAALMAVESAPKQKKAFYSSGVQVGYGVGLVLATGIVSILSHTLGEAAFKSWGWRLPFVFSIVLVLIGLWVRKNMDESQEFVEKVEHGNRKLRLPVLEALTRHPKAFLLIIALRLAELFTMYIVTAFALSYSTTNLGMSRDLFLNIGLLVGAVSCVTIPCFAWLADRYGLRRIYLIGALIGVASAVPFFLALEARSIAWIVIFSILLANAAHDMVVSVQQPLFTELFGAEYRYSGAGVGYQFASVVGGGFTPFIAVGLVSVAGGSWHLVAGYLAVGCLISLVVAARMRAAG; from the coding sequence ATGACCCCGACCTTCGACACCCTCGACGCCGCCGCCAGCGCCCGCGTACGCAGCCAGGCCCGCAAGGCCGCGATCGGCAGCTTCGTCGGCGCCGTGGTCGACTGGTACGACTTCCTGCTGTACGGGATCGTCGCCGCGCTGGTATTCAATTCCGAGTTCTTCCCGAAAGTCAGCCCGACGATGGGCACGCTCGCGGCGTTCGCGACCTTCGGTGTCGGTTTCCTGTTCCGGCCGCTCGGCGGCGTCGTGTTCGGCCACTACGGCGACCGGCTCGGCCGCAAGCGGATGCTGGTCCTGACGGTGATGCTGATGGGGCTGTCGACGGTCGCGATCGGCCTGCTGCCGGCGTTCTCGACGATCGGCTGGTGGGCACCCGTGCTGCTGGTGCTGATGCGCGCGATCCAGGGTTTCGCGGTCGGCGGCGAATGGGGCGGCGCGGCGCTGATGGCCGTCGAGAGCGCGCCGAAGCAGAAGAAGGCGTTCTACAGCAGCGGCGTGCAGGTCGGCTACGGCGTCGGCCTCGTGCTGGCCACGGGCATCGTGTCGATCCTGAGCCACACGCTCGGCGAGGCCGCGTTCAAGTCGTGGGGCTGGCGCCTGCCGTTCGTGTTCAGCATCGTGCTCGTGCTGATCGGGCTGTGGGTGCGCAAGAACATGGACGAATCGCAGGAGTTCGTCGAGAAGGTCGAACACGGCAACCGCAAGCTGCGCCTGCCGGTGCTGGAGGCACTGACGCGCCATCCGAAGGCGTTCCTGCTGATCATTGCGCTGCGGCTCGCCGAACTGTTCACGATGTACATCGTCACCGCGTTCGCGCTCAGCTATTCGACGACGAACCTCGGCATGTCGCGCGACCTGTTCCTGAACATCGGCCTGCTGGTGGGCGCGGTGAGCTGCGTGACGATCCCGTGTTTCGCGTGGCTGGCCGACCGCTACGGCCTGCGCCGCATCTACCTGATCGGCGCGCTGATCGGCGTCGCGTCCGCGGTGCCGTTCTTCCTCGCGCTGGAAGCGCGGTCGATCGCGTGGATCGTGATCTTCTCGATCCTGCTCGCGAACGCCGCGCACGACATGGTCGTGAGCGTCCAGCAGCCGCTGTTCACCGAGCTGTTCGGCGCCGAATACCGCTATAGCGGCGCGGGCGTCGGCTACCAGTTCGCGAGCGTGGTCGGCGGCGGGTTCACGCCGTTCATCGCGGTCGGCCTCGTCAGCGTGGCCGGCGGTTCGTGGCATCTCGTCGCCGGTTACCTCGCGGTGGGCTGCCTGATCTCGCTGGTCGTCGCCGCGCGGATGCGGGCGGCGGGCTGA
- a CDS encoding UDP-N-acetylglucosamine 1-carboxyvinyltransferase — MSNLIVHGGTPLRGDIKPSANKNAVLPILCATLLTDQPLRLIGVPDITDVRKILDIFRTLGSDVSVDFTTGLLELHHRNTKFDPAVHRLPEAMRSSIMLIPPLLARFGVARLENDVKGCTLGVREIDPHVEVFERFGAHIERTPDSLIVRTDGPLTANDHWLDYASVTTTENFALCATSANGTSTLMNAASEPHVQEFCQFLAMIGVAIEGIGTSRLCVTGGRKLGGGEFRFAEDFHEIATFLALGAITGGDITVRNSSPEHFPLIDRTFAKFGVNVTHRDGWSRAERDGPLRVRRPFTQNILTKVEAAPWPYLPVDLLPIFIALGVRAEGSAMFWNKVYDGALGWSGELSKFGAHVLLSDPHRLITFGGLQLTPARVESPYIIRVAIALLMVAASIEGRSEIMNALPIRRAHPHFVENLRSVGANVEWTSSE, encoded by the coding sequence ATGTCGAATCTCATCGTCCACGGCGGCACTCCGCTGCGCGGGGACATCAAGCCGTCCGCGAACAAGAACGCCGTCCTGCCGATTCTGTGCGCCACCCTGTTGACCGACCAGCCGTTGCGCCTCATCGGCGTGCCGGACATCACCGACGTGCGCAAGATCCTCGACATCTTCCGCACGCTCGGCAGCGACGTGTCGGTCGACTTCACGACGGGCCTGCTCGAACTCCACCATCGCAACACGAAATTCGATCCGGCCGTCCACCGGCTGCCGGAAGCGATGCGCTCGTCGATCATGCTGATCCCGCCGCTGCTCGCGCGCTTCGGCGTCGCGCGCCTCGAGAACGACGTGAAGGGCTGCACGCTCGGCGTGCGCGAGATCGATCCGCACGTCGAGGTGTTCGAGCGCTTCGGCGCGCACATCGAGCGCACGCCCGATTCGCTGATCGTCCGCACCGACGGCCCGCTGACGGCCAACGATCACTGGCTCGACTACGCATCGGTGACGACCACCGAAAACTTCGCGCTGTGCGCGACGAGCGCGAACGGCACGTCGACGCTGATGAACGCCGCGTCCGAGCCGCACGTGCAGGAGTTCTGCCAGTTCCTCGCGATGATCGGCGTCGCGATCGAGGGGATCGGCACGTCGCGGCTCTGCGTGACGGGCGGCCGCAAGCTCGGCGGCGGCGAGTTCCGCTTCGCCGAGGATTTCCACGAAATCGCGACGTTCCTCGCGCTCGGCGCGATCACGGGCGGCGACATCACGGTACGCAACTCGTCGCCCGAACACTTCCCGCTGATCGACCGCACGTTCGCGAAATTCGGCGTCAACGTCACGCACCGCGACGGCTGGTCGCGCGCGGAACGCGACGGTCCGCTGCGCGTGCGCCGGCCGTTTACGCAGAACATCCTCACCAAGGTCGAAGCCGCGCCGTGGCCGTACCTGCCGGTCGACCTGCTGCCGATCTTCATCGCGCTCGGCGTGCGCGCGGAAGGCAGCGCGATGTTCTGGAACAAGGTCTACGACGGTGCGCTCGGCTGGTCCGGCGAACTGTCGAAGTTCGGCGCGCACGTGCTGCTGTCCGATCCGCACCGGCTGATCACGTTCGGCGGGCTGCAACTGACGCCGGCCCGCGTCGAGAGCCCGTACATCATCCGCGTCGCGATCGCGCTGCTGATGGTGGCCGCGAGCATCGAAGGCCGCTCGGAAATCATGAACGCGCTGCCGATCCGCCGCGCGCATCCGCATTTCGTCGAGAACCTGCGCTCGGTCGGCGCGAACGTCGAATGGACGAGCAGCGAATAA
- a CDS encoding class I SAM-dependent methyltransferase, whose amino-acid sequence MKNLTDDIVHQPLGELYDTAYLHLCNSKSFFTALKVTFGDEYCDVEEQLSYVRRSDIQKCNEVIYTAFREESAVLDIGCGAGGFTRIFSKYADHAVGLDISEVAVRSACDRSNLLGFKNTSFVNGSFLALPFEDGAFSVVIALDSIQHARPFHASSREIARVLKPGGTLIFTNWLRLAPLSDLKKGDPLYVALEREGLEVISIEDTDPGLARQVRFYIELANRKAEIESEVGSHLLQIFLADARHIGSMRKIIQRGLSVAVKQS is encoded by the coding sequence GTGAAAAATTTGACCGATGACATAGTCCATCAGCCGTTAGGCGAGCTCTACGATACGGCATATCTGCATCTTTGTAACAGCAAGTCTTTCTTTACGGCCCTCAAAGTAACCTTTGGTGACGAATATTGTGATGTTGAAGAGCAACTTTCGTACGTTCGGCGGTCGGACATTCAAAAGTGCAACGAAGTGATATACACCGCATTTCGCGAGGAATCAGCCGTGCTGGATATAGGCTGCGGTGCAGGCGGATTCACTCGTATTTTTTCAAAATATGCGGATCATGCTGTAGGGCTGGACATTTCCGAGGTTGCGGTGCGGTCAGCGTGTGATCGATCAAACCTGCTTGGATTCAAAAATACGAGCTTTGTCAATGGTTCATTCTTGGCCTTACCTTTTGAGGATGGCGCGTTCTCGGTCGTTATAGCTCTCGACTCGATTCAGCACGCTCGACCGTTTCATGCGTCCTCGCGCGAAATAGCGCGAGTCCTAAAACCGGGAGGGACGTTGATCTTCACCAATTGGCTACGGCTTGCGCCGCTATCTGATCTTAAAAAAGGTGATCCGCTCTATGTCGCGCTTGAAAGAGAGGGACTAGAGGTTATCAGCATAGAAGACACAGACCCTGGTCTAGCGCGACAAGTTAGGTTTTATATTGAGCTGGCCAATCGAAAGGCTGAAATCGAAAGTGAGGTTGGCTCACATCTTTTGCAAATATTTCTCGCAGATGCGAGACACATAGGTAGTATGCGAAAAATCATTCAGCGTGGATTGTCGGTTGCCGTCAAGCAATCATAA
- a CDS encoding MFS transporter, producing MFANLNDLRGNWNLCFFQTGFLFINLGDRCTQLAVAWWSLRVTKSTAIFASMLAFAACAELVTRLFLGFVGDRYNKAVLIIACNLVSAIACAVLAGLAFLGVFYPVVVALMMAVIAVATGIRDPLQSSIIPTLVVADKVSAAFGTKGMLYSLALLAGPPLAGFLITGSGEAITLLVDLIGMGVGSILIGFVLAKTFSTPNASNAYSTRGRPNPFSGLRMLFIVKVEFYLAVLAMGINFSLYPFFSMLMPYYIQHEAHLSASILGVLEAIFAVGIFCGSAWLVKHSNTLIGRDRSVALGFGLLACNMGAVYFSNYLYVLLVAFFLGGLGLMLININTSSVRALATPASHLNQMMSAVSFLSMAINPVGSLVAGGLVVAIGFKATLAGLIAMTAASALAIPLVTPVRYFLSKPDTELRESYGSVYPDAFR from the coding sequence TTGTTCGCCAATCTAAACGACTTGCGCGGTAATTGGAATCTTTGTTTTTTTCAGACCGGCTTTTTGTTTATTAATTTAGGTGATCGATGCACACAGCTGGCAGTGGCGTGGTGGTCCCTTCGTGTGACAAAGTCGACGGCGATCTTTGCTTCGATGTTAGCTTTCGCTGCGTGTGCAGAGCTAGTCACGAGACTATTCCTTGGCTTTGTGGGAGATCGATATAACAAGGCAGTGCTTATCATTGCTTGTAATCTAGTATCCGCGATCGCATGCGCCGTCCTCGCTGGTTTGGCTTTTCTAGGCGTTTTTTATCCCGTCGTTGTTGCTCTTATGATGGCTGTGATAGCCGTAGCAACGGGAATTCGAGATCCCCTTCAATCAAGTATCATTCCCACATTGGTTGTGGCCGATAAAGTGTCGGCGGCCTTCGGCACCAAGGGTATGTTGTACTCTCTTGCATTACTGGCAGGCCCTCCTTTGGCCGGATTCCTTATCACAGGCTCTGGAGAAGCGATTACGTTGCTAGTGGATTTAATAGGCATGGGCGTGGGCTCGATATTGATTGGGTTCGTGTTAGCTAAGACATTTTCGACGCCAAACGCAAGCAACGCATACTCGACGCGCGGACGACCAAACCCATTTTCCGGGTTGCGAATGCTGTTCATCGTAAAGGTAGAATTCTACCTGGCTGTACTCGCCATGGGAATCAATTTCTCGCTTTATCCATTTTTTTCGATGTTGATGCCTTACTATATCCAACATGAGGCTCATCTATCCGCTTCAATTCTCGGTGTCCTTGAGGCGATATTCGCGGTCGGAATTTTTTGTGGAAGCGCGTGGCTGGTAAAGCATAGCAATACCCTGATCGGACGAGATCGCTCCGTGGCTCTGGGATTCGGCCTGCTCGCCTGTAATATGGGGGCGGTCTATTTCTCGAATTATCTTTATGTTTTGCTGGTGGCATTTTTTCTCGGTGGTCTCGGGCTTATGTTGATTAACATAAACACATCGTCTGTCCGAGCCTTGGCTACGCCAGCGTCGCATCTTAATCAAATGATGTCCGCAGTCTCATTTCTTTCGATGGCAATCAATCCGGTGGGCAGTCTGGTTGCCGGCGGCCTCGTTGTCGCCATCGGTTTCAAGGCGACTCTGGCCGGATTGATCGCAATGACGGCAGCTTCGGCGCTGGCGATCCCGCTCGTCACTCCGGTTCGGTACTTCTTGAGCAAACCGGACACGGAGCTTCGCGAGAGCTATGGTTCCGTGTACCCAGATGCGTTTCGATAA
- a CDS encoding ThiF family adenylyltransferase — MSKRFSRQILLSEVGDVGQAKIQAARVVVIGAGGLGCPVLTYLAAAGVGTIGIVDDDVVDESNLHRQVLYAASDVGYKKVDVAARRLQAMAPDLIVLRHTVRVSASNILPLLSEYDIVVDGTDNFAAKYLANDACYKLGKPLVYASISQFEGQLAVFNVTREKERTPNYRDLFPSPPPAHLAPNCQEAGVLGVLPGIMGCLQATEVLKLILDVGDCLAGKLLCVDALTMDFRRFDLSRRADNPLYVGVPSDAAVVEIEDPATCAAPGDRIDQVSRGTYLGWRHDDQSMLTVDVRNAHERQRVIDGAIHIPLSELPFKLGLLEGASKIVFYCQSGIRSQTAARLVQSGLPEVAVFSLEGGMNKFSQEAGDATV, encoded by the coding sequence ATGTCGAAACGATTTAGCAGGCAGATACTCCTCTCTGAAGTCGGCGACGTTGGTCAAGCTAAGATACAAGCGGCTCGGGTGGTCGTCATTGGCGCAGGAGGGTTGGGCTGTCCCGTGCTGACTTATCTCGCCGCCGCCGGTGTTGGTACGATAGGTATCGTCGACGATGATGTCGTGGACGAAAGCAACCTGCATAGGCAAGTCCTGTATGCGGCAAGTGACGTGGGCTACAAGAAGGTCGACGTGGCCGCGCGTCGATTACAAGCGATGGCTCCAGACCTGATTGTGCTTCGGCATACAGTCCGTGTATCGGCGAGCAACATCCTGCCGCTGCTTTCGGAATACGACATTGTCGTGGATGGTACAGACAATTTTGCAGCAAAATACCTTGCCAACGACGCTTGCTACAAGCTTGGAAAGCCACTTGTCTACGCGTCAATCAGTCAGTTCGAGGGACAGTTAGCGGTCTTCAACGTAACAAGGGAGAAGGAGAGGACGCCGAATTATCGCGACCTCTTTCCATCTCCTCCTCCGGCGCACCTTGCACCGAACTGCCAAGAAGCTGGCGTGCTTGGGGTACTGCCGGGAATTATGGGATGTCTGCAGGCTACCGAAGTATTGAAATTAATTCTTGACGTTGGTGACTGCCTTGCCGGAAAGCTACTCTGTGTGGATGCTTTGACAATGGATTTTAGAAGATTCGATCTATCACGGCGCGCAGACAATCCGCTCTATGTGGGAGTCCCTTCGGACGCCGCCGTCGTCGAAATTGAAGATCCGGCAACCTGCGCCGCGCCTGGAGATCGTATTGACCAGGTCTCACGGGGAACGTATCTCGGATGGAGACACGACGACCAGTCGATGCTGACGGTGGACGTCCGAAACGCCCACGAGCGGCAGCGAGTGATCGACGGAGCCATTCACATTCCGCTTAGTGAACTACCTTTCAAGCTTGGTCTTTTGGAAGGAGCATCCAAGATCGTGTTTTACTGCCAATCCGGTATCCGGAGCCAGACAGCTGCGAGACTTGTGCAAAGTGGCCTTCCTGAAGTGGCAGTTTTCAGCCTGGAAGGTGGGATGAACAAATTCTCTCAAGAAGCTGGCGATGCAACTGTTTAA